The following are encoded in a window of Vespula vulgaris chromosome 8, iyVesVulg1.1, whole genome shotgun sequence genomic DNA:
- the LOC127065923 gene encoding zinc finger protein 8-like, which translates to MLHSTLPRAFLAPGLNYFGYYGEEVHHPYAAPATSWHIPTDNTTSTYGRIAEQHQTVLRGWESSRPSTPCPLDLSLKAPATPSTPRTTEDAIEVDDEEDRRIREEAQRRAENQRYRADSESVDPLLIEDTENEPQRSSSAHSQRSYDRHLSVKESGLHIQEAFEKARFPDETNRGLPPPYPSNDAIQKYHQLQNQKLLLNSPTRLQSMQSYHQQLLLTPQHHHFQTIHAPMTPPSTPSPPQCPRRKTREEDVSSPSSSIVNVNVTPRQNLSSDKPTPRPKKKHARRLKFDEDTSSPVSGTVILGPDEAVVTGDIDPAFNIVEVTEEARAELAKIENRLGPYQCKLCRQLHEDAFQLAQHRCSRIAHVEYKCPECDKRFSCPANLASHRRWHKPRLPNGESIAGTSNSSVATTMTTEIPCTRCDAKFNRQAALRKHMVNQHPENALNGNGNGNGNGNGNGNSDSNGNSNSNGNSNSNSNSNSNSNNNNTKNITLDDAEAAKLDSSQLGVHTLPSNAMP; encoded by the coding sequence ATGCTACACAGTACTTTGCCTCGAGCGTTTCTCGCTCCTGGACTCAACTATTTTGGTTATTACGGGGAGGAAGTTCACCATCCGTATGCGGCACCAGCAACGAGCTGGCACATTCCAACGGACAACACAACGAGCACGTACGGCAGAATCGCCGAACAGCATCAGACTGTACTCCGCGGTTGGGAATCTTCGAGGCCATCCACACCTTGCCCATTGGATTTGTCCCTTAAAGCACCGGCTACGCCCAGCACACCAAGGACCACCGAAGATGCTATCGAGGTAGACGACGAGGAAGATAGGAGAATTCGCGAGGAGGCTCAAAGACGAGCGGAAAACCAAAGATATCGAGCGGACAGCGAGAGTGTCGATCCTCTGTTGATCGAAGACACAGAGAACGAACCTCAGCGTAGCTCGTCCGCGCACAGTCAGCGCAGCTACGACAGACATTTGTCGGTAAAAGAAAGCGGCTTGCACATTCAAGAAGCATTCGAGAAGGCTCGCTTTCCAGACGAGACCAACCGTGGCTTGCCGCCTCCTTATCCGAGCAATGACGCTATCCAAAAGTATCATCAATTACAAAATCAAAAGCTATTACTGAACAGTCCGACTCGATTGCAATCGATGCAGTCTTACCACCAGCAGCTTCTCTTAACTCCACAGCATCATCACTTCCAAACTATACACGCACCGATGACCCCACCGAGCACACCCTCGCCACCGCAATGTCCAAGAAGGAAGACCAGGGAGGAAGACGTCTCCTCGCCTTCGAGTTCTATCGTCAATGTTAACGTTACGCCTCGACAAAACCTATCCTCCGATAAACCTACCCCAAGACCAAAGAAGAAGCACGCCAGAAGATTAAAATTCGACGAGGATACGAGCAGCCCTGTTTCTGGAACGGTAATATTAGGTCCGGATGAGGCAGTGGTCACCGGCGACATTGATCCGGCCTTCAACATCGTCGAAGTCACCGAAGAGGCACGTGCCGAATTGGCCAAGATTGAAAATCGACTGGGACCGTATCAGTGCAAGCTCTGCAGGCAACTCCACGAGGATGCTTTTCAGTTGGCCCAACACAGGTGCTCGAGAATAGCTCACGTCGAATACAAGTGCCCAGAGTGCGACAAGAGATTCTCTTGTCCGGCTAATCTTGCCTCCCATCGACGCTGGCACAAGCCGAGATTACCGAACGGAGAATCGATCGCTGGCACTTCGAATTCATCCGTGGCCACTACCATGACCACCGAGATACCTTGCACCAGATGCGACGCAAAGTTTAACCGACAGGCTGCTTTAAGAAAACACATGGTCAATCAGCATCCTGAAAACGCTCTtaacggcaacggcaacggcaacggcaacggcaacggcaacggcaacagTGACAGCAAcggcaacagcaacagcaacggcaatagcaatagcaacagcaacagcaacagcaacagcaataaCAACAATACTAAAAACATCACGCTCGATGATGCAGAAGCTGCAAAATTGGACAGTAGCCAGCTCGGTGTACACACTCTTCCGAGCAATGCGATGCCCTGA